A portion of the Bactrocera neohumeralis isolate Rockhampton chromosome 2, APGP_CSIRO_Bneo_wtdbg2-racon-allhic-juicebox.fasta_v2, whole genome shotgun sequence genome contains these proteins:
- the LOC126755880 gene encoding queuine tRNA-ribosyltransferase catalytic subunit isoform X2 produces MTLRHGEVNTPVFMPVGTQGTLKGLLPDQLIELNCQILLGNTYHLGMRPGIETLQKAGGLHKFMSWPRGILTDSGGFQMVSLLKLAQIDENGVNFCSPFDNSECMLTPEHSIQIQNTIGADIMMQLDDVVKTTTVGPRVEEAMHRTIRWLDRCINAHARDDDQSLFPIVQGALDPELRKICADALIQRKVRGYAVGGLSGGESKHEFWRTVHVCTDLLPKDKPRYLMGVGFAADLVVCVALGIDMFDCVFPTRTARFGCALVNTGQMNLKNKKYENDMRPIDDECECSTCSKYTRSYLHHIAAMEAVSCSLLSIHNVAYQLRLMRDMREAIERDRFPQFICDFMAKHFEGESVPLWIREALQAVNVELPPDEDKVKEAVA; encoded by the exons ATGACACTTCGTCATGGTGAAGTTAATACACCAGTCTTCATGCCAGTAGGCACTCAA GGTACTTTGAAAGGTCTACTGCCGGATCAGCTAATTGAACTTAACTGTCAAATACTGCTAGGCAACACATACCATTTAGGCATGCGCCCTGGCATTGAAACACTTCAAAAGGCTGGTGGACTACACAAATTTATGAGTTGGCCCCGTGGTATTCTAACCGATTCTGGTGGCTTTCAGATGGTTTCTTTGTTAAAGTTGGCGCAAATTGATGAGAACGGTGTAAACTTCTGCTCTCCATTTGACAATAGTGAATGTATGTTGACACCTGAAcattcaattcaaattcaaaatactATTGGCGCTGACATAATGATGCAGTTGGATGATGTTGTCAAGACTACCACTGTTGGCCCGCGTGTTGAAGAGGCAATGCATCGTACTATACGTTGGTTGGATCGTTGCATAAATGCACATGCTCGTGATGACGATCAAAGTTTATTCCCTATTGTACAGGGTGCATTGGATCCTGAATTGCGCAAAATATGCGCAGACGCATTGATACAGCGCAAAGTGCGCGGTTATGCCGTGGGCGGTCTTAGCGGTGGCGAAAGTAAACATGAGTTCTGGCGTACAGTACATGTGTGCACCGATCTGCTGCCAAAAGATAAGCCACGATATTTAATGGGTGTAGGTTTCGCTGCTGATTTGGTCGTTTGCGTGGCGCTTGGTATCGATATGTTTGATTGTGTTTTCCCCACACGAACAGCTCGTTTTGGTTGCGCGCTGGTTAATACTGgacaaatgaatttaaaaaataaaaaatacgaaaacgaCATGCGCCCCATTGATGATGAATGCGAGTGTAGCACATGCAGCAAATATACACGTTCGTATCTGCATCATATTGCCGCGATGGAAGCAGTATCATGTAGTTTGTTAAGTATCCACAATGTAGCATATCAATTGAGGCTAATGCGGGATATGAGAGAAGCTATAGAGCGCGACCGATTCCCTCAGTTTATATGCGATTTTATGGCAAAACATTTCGAAGGTGAGTCGGTGCCATTGTGGATTAGAGAAGCTTTACAAGCGGTCAATGTGGAATTGCCGCCTGACGAAGATAAAGTGAAAGAAGCAGTGGCATAA
- the LOC126755880 gene encoding queuine tRNA-ribosyltransferase catalytic subunit isoform X1, whose product MTTKVPPLTYKVIAECSVTKARVGLMTLRHGEVNTPVFMPVGTQGTLKGLLPDQLIELNCQILLGNTYHLGMRPGIETLQKAGGLHKFMSWPRGILTDSGGFQMVSLLKLAQIDENGVNFCSPFDNSECMLTPEHSIQIQNTIGADIMMQLDDVVKTTTVGPRVEEAMHRTIRWLDRCINAHARDDDQSLFPIVQGALDPELRKICADALIQRKVRGYAVGGLSGGESKHEFWRTVHVCTDLLPKDKPRYLMGVGFAADLVVCVALGIDMFDCVFPTRTARFGCALVNTGQMNLKNKKYENDMRPIDDECECSTCSKYTRSYLHHIAAMEAVSCSLLSIHNVAYQLRLMRDMREAIERDRFPQFICDFMAKHFEGESVPLWIREALQAVNVELPPDEDKVKEAVA is encoded by the exons ATGACAACCAAGGTTCCTCCTCTAACGTACAAAGTAATTGCTGAATGTTCTGTGACGAAGGCGCGAGTGGGCTTAATGACACTTCGTCATGGTGAAGTTAATACACCAGTCTTCATGCCAGTAGGCACTCAA GGTACTTTGAAAGGTCTACTGCCGGATCAGCTAATTGAACTTAACTGTCAAATACTGCTAGGCAACACATACCATTTAGGCATGCGCCCTGGCATTGAAACACTTCAAAAGGCTGGTGGACTACACAAATTTATGAGTTGGCCCCGTGGTATTCTAACCGATTCTGGTGGCTTTCAGATGGTTTCTTTGTTAAAGTTGGCGCAAATTGATGAGAACGGTGTAAACTTCTGCTCTCCATTTGACAATAGTGAATGTATGTTGACACCTGAAcattcaattcaaattcaaaatactATTGGCGCTGACATAATGATGCAGTTGGATGATGTTGTCAAGACTACCACTGTTGGCCCGCGTGTTGAAGAGGCAATGCATCGTACTATACGTTGGTTGGATCGTTGCATAAATGCACATGCTCGTGATGACGATCAAAGTTTATTCCCTATTGTACAGGGTGCATTGGATCCTGAATTGCGCAAAATATGCGCAGACGCATTGATACAGCGCAAAGTGCGCGGTTATGCCGTGGGCGGTCTTAGCGGTGGCGAAAGTAAACATGAGTTCTGGCGTACAGTACATGTGTGCACCGATCTGCTGCCAAAAGATAAGCCACGATATTTAATGGGTGTAGGTTTCGCTGCTGATTTGGTCGTTTGCGTGGCGCTTGGTATCGATATGTTTGATTGTGTTTTCCCCACACGAACAGCTCGTTTTGGTTGCGCGCTGGTTAATACTGgacaaatgaatttaaaaaataaaaaatacgaaaacgaCATGCGCCCCATTGATGATGAATGCGAGTGTAGCACATGCAGCAAATATACACGTTCGTATCTGCATCATATTGCCGCGATGGAAGCAGTATCATGTAGTTTGTTAAGTATCCACAATGTAGCATATCAATTGAGGCTAATGCGGGATATGAGAGAAGCTATAGAGCGCGACCGATTCCCTCAGTTTATATGCGATTTTATGGCAAAACATTTCGAAGGTGAGTCGGTGCCATTGTGGATTAGAGAAGCTTTACAAGCGGTCAATGTGGAATTGCCGCCTGACGAAGATAAAGTGAAAGAAGCAGTGGCATAA
- the LOC126755869 gene encoding replication factor C subunit 1: MQRDIRSFYKSAAPQKKVEPLNDEDDLQSKKRKKRTARVISSDEDEIPESPIAKGKTPAKKKRIEKSPDATKTQNNKKPSLSKLKSSPSKKLKPVDPTALFGGETLRIEAKKPPPPKVVVLKEFEDDEIDKSLMEVDVDQSIHAENDKLGEKREVRRSKSKTPRKSPHKDKQTPTKLEKSIDTPTPKLVKQEKEHSLADKGEKEKILKKEKSTPKVKKQHREDLESSVLSDEERHERKRMSAILYQKYKNRASVINPGSKEVPKGKPNCLAGLTFLVTGVLESLERDEAASIIKELGGKVMTTVGKRLNYLIVGEEAGPKKLVQAEEFGVNVISEDGLLDLIREKSGDLSKQSVKEEKQTGQDVEKTKHTSPKKEKKTVKEEKETKQHLEKAKHESSKEEKKKSDEKVKVHSSNKEVKGIVVKTEKIEADAVNIAESENNVETRKEIDDTMLPWVDKYKPTSVKEIVGQFGPTSNVSKLTNWLSKWYINHDGKKKLQKPNPWAKNDDGSFYKAALLSGPPGIGKTTTATLVCKELGFDTVEFNASDTRSKRLLKEEVAELLSNKSLYGYFHGQGKSVTKKHVLLMDEVDGMAGNEDRGGIQELIALIKESSVPIICMCNDRNHQKMRSLVNYCYDLRFNKPRTQQIKGRILSICCKEGFKIDSDKVDEIIEATNNDIRQSINHISLLSAGKYLKLPTSSKETNKTAEKDLKMGPWEVVRKVFSADEHKHMTLNDKCDLFFQDYSMGPLFVQQNYLQVSPTGSKSDIPSKVASTADALSLGDLVDKRIRSNSAWSLLPTQAIFSSVLPGEYMSGHFTGQINFPGWLGKYSRSNKRSRLAQEIHDHTRLRTSASRQSIRLDYAPFLLAKIVRPLKELGMEGVEQSLEILKEYHLLREDIDSLVELTTWPGKKSLLDDVDGRVKAALTRTYNKEVLAYSYSVHAGVKKKKSEATVETEMYGMEGEDGGDAPVSDEEEDKIENDGLIKAKKSTATTSSKAKAGSKAKAAGSSAASKKSTGKASTSKAKK; the protein is encoded by the exons ATGCAGCGA GATATAAGATCATTTTATAAAAGCGCAGCTCCGCAAAAGAAAGTTGAACCGTTGAATGACGAAGATGATTTACAGAGTAAAAAACGCAAGAAGCGCACTGCTCGAGTTATATCAAGTGACGAAGATGAAATACCAGAAAGTCCCATAGCTAAGGGGAAAACTCCGGCAAAGAAAAAGCGAATAGAAAAGTCACCTGATGCTACTAAAACACAGAACAATAAGAAACCGTCATTGTCCAAGCTGAAAAGTTCGCCTTCAAAGAAGCTTAAACCAGTCGATCCTACTGCACTTTTTGGCGGTGAAACCTTACGTATAGAGGCAAAGAAACCACCTCCACCAAAAGTAGTAGTTTTAAAGGAATTTGAAGATGATGAAATCGATAAGAGCCTTATGGAAGTAGACGTAGATCAGAGTATACATGCAGAAAATGATAAATTAGGTGAAAAGCGAGAAGTGCGACGTTCAAAGTCAAAAACGCCACGAAAGAGCCCTCATAAGGATAAACAAACACCAACTAAGTTGGAAAAATCAATAGATACACCCACACCAAAGTTAgtgaaacaagaaaaagaaCATTCTCTTGCTGATAAAGGAGAAAAAGAGAAgatattaaaaaaggaaaaaagcacGCCCAAGGTTAAAAAACAGCATCGTGAAGATTTGGAAAGCa GTGTGCTCTCGGACGAAGAACGCCATGAACGAAAACGCATGTCAGCCATACTCtatcaaaagtataaaaataggGCTAGTGTTATTAATCCTGGATCTAAAGAAGTTCCTAAG ggcAAACCAAATTGCTTAGCTGGTCTAACATTTTTAGTAACCGGAGTATTGGAATCACTTGAGCGCGACGAGGCCGCATCAATAATTAAGGAGTTGGGTGGTAAAGTGATGACAACAGTGGGTAAAAGGTTGAACTATTTAATTGTTGGAGAGGAAGCGGGGCCCAAAAAATTAGTACAGGCCGAAGAATTCGGTGTAAATGTCATCAGTGAGGATGGACTATTAGATCTTATACGCGAAAAATCGGGAGACCTATCAAAGCAATCTGTCAAAGAAGAGAAACAAACCGGGCAAGATGTAGAAAAAACAAAGCACACCAGTCCTAAGAAGGAAAAGAAAACAGTAAAAGAAGAAAAGGAAACTAAACAACATCTTGAAAAAGCAAAACACGAAAGTTCTAaggaagagaagaagaagagtgatgaaaaagttaaagttCATTCTTCAAACAAAGAAGTTAAAGGGATTGTAGTAAAAACGGAGAAAATCGAAGCTGATGCGGTGAATATTGCTGAAAGTGAAAACAATGTCGAAACGAGAAAAGAAATTGATGATACAATGCTTCCCTGGGTCGACAAATATAAGCCGACGAGTGTCAAGGAAATCGTAGGGCAATTCGGACCAACAAGTAATGTCTCGAA ACTAACAAATTGGCTTTCCAAGTGGTACATCAACCATGATGGCAAAAAGAAACTACAAAAGCCAAATCCTTGGGCTAAAAACGATGATGGTAGCTTTTATAAAGCGGCATTGCTATCAGGACCGCCTGGTATTGGTAAGACCACCACAGCTACGCTAGTTTGTAAAGAATTGGGTTTCGACACAGTAGAGTTCAATGCATCGGATACTCGTAGCAAGCGACTTCTTAAGGAGGAAGTAGCCGAGCTTTTGTCCAATAAATcactttatggatattttcatggACAAGGCAAATCGGTCACAAAGAAGCACGTACTTTTAATGGATGAAGTTGATGGAATGGCTGGTAATGAAGATCGCGGTGGCATACAAGAGTTAATTGCTCTAATCAAAGAATCTTCAGTGCCAATTATATGCATGTGTAATGATCGTAATCATCAGAAAATGCGCTCACTCGTCAACTATTGCTACGATTTGCGTTTCAATAAACCACGTACGCAACAAATCAAGGGACGTATTTTAAGCATTTGCTGTAAAGAAGGATTTAAAATCGACAGCGATAAGGTGGATGAAATAATTGAAGCGACTAACAATGATATACGTCAGTCGATAAATCACATTTCGCTGTTAAGTGCTGGCAAATACCTAAAGCTGCCGACTAGCTCTAAAGAAACGAATAAAACTGCAGAGAAAGACTTGAAAATG GGTCCTTGGGAGGTGGTGCGTAAAGTATTCTCTGCTGATGAACACAAACATATGACATTGAATGACAAATGTGACTTGTTCTTTCAAGACTACAGTATGGGACCACTATTCGTACAACAAAATTACTTACAAGTTTCGCCCACTGGTTCCAA ATCGGATATTCCATCTAAGGTAGCCAGCACAGCAGATGCGCTAAGTTTGGGTGATTTAGTGGACAAACGCATACGTTCCAACTCCGCTTGGTCCTTACTGCCAACACAGGCCATCTTCAGTTCCGTACTGCCAGGAGAGTACATGAGTGGACACTTTACAGGGCAAATAAATTTTCCAGGCTGGCTAGGCAAATATTCACGTTCGAACAAACGTAGTCGTCTAGCGCAAGAGATTCATGATCACACACGTTTGCGAACATCTGCTTCACGTCAGTCCATACGTCTGGACTATGCACCTTTTCTGCTGGCGAAAATCGTGCGTCCACTGAAAGAGTTGGGAATGGAAGGAGTAGAACAGTCACTAGAAATACTAAAAGAATATCATCTGCTGCGTGAAGATATTGACTCGCTAGTCGAACTAACGACTTGGCCAGGCAAAAAGAGTTTATTGGATGATGTGGATGGTCGTGTGAAGGCTGCCTTGACGCGCACTTACAATAAAGAAGTACTTGCGTATTCCTATTCAGTGCATGCAGgtgtaaaaaagaagaaatctgAGGCAACCGTCGAAACCGAGATGTATGGCATGGAAGGGGAAGATGGTGGAGATGCACCAGTATCAGATGAGGAGGAGGACAAAATAGAGAATGATGGTTTGATTAag GCAAAAAAGAGTACAGCCACAACATCGTCGAAAGCTAAGGCTGGATCCAAGGCTAAAGCTGCCGGAAGCAGTGCGGCCAGTAAGAAGTCTACAGGCAAAGCTTCAACTTCCAAGGCAAAGAAATAA
- the LOC126759841 gene encoding structural maintenance of chromosomes protein 5: MSRKLHRPIPCAEIASNAALRGKIKSVYCKNFVTYGECTFYPTEYLNVIIGPNGTGKSTLVAAIVLGLGGKPELLSRSSSIGDYVKNGRDEAVIKVEIYRDTPAKSGIFERRFPRNGKSTFKIGENVVAEKKYLSEIMEFKIQIGNLCQFLPQDRVQDFAKMDPQTIFINTVNSVCSQETINNFEELKKLRQGQLSEGDGVKKKKEELEQLQVLRNTLEQRLDRYNEQQEYQNKLDVCEAKKLHLDARGLGEQMKQQNNDLLLAKQKLEEENKVYDAIMRRQNDIAKTSKQLARGVAQKEQEEQTIAAKKQNVEERIKDLKDRIEQARTIYLKKKREKADYDKDLQEETKVLSLLLQDLTKANENNAEKDWKAELNALAQQIHNMKEELGKHMKMRLEINSELDEKYGPEIGTLKRRLERANDVHAQKLELLRDKFPDVYRAVQWLRDHQHLFKGTVYKPMILELSVLDPEHAKYFENIISIRDLLAFTCEDKDDVSLLVSELCVKQKLHINVGHAPSSNRINYRPDIPIESIRFCGFTAYLIDLIEGPPAIINYLCSLNRIHTIPIGTADVNNRTDDIPNNINIFFGGNQCYSVRVSRYSGEKSIMQKQISGRNLLTCKNTNEILQNEARLRELIRGSDVLKNKRTALEAKIEEIKIKREDILAKIRTIKSKLEERPKLEELCRRQNDKVKQLKNNVISLPELEQEFSEKAKNCLQQIMQLQNEKIQILKNLQQILVDKKVAVVKERIFKQENEELINNIKEAKDNKVQAMRMVETVTRALEKTQQQLETKVAEARKAKKDCKSLELFNLLPDTMDELKEAINEFKARLECMGDVDQDIAAEFRQKCADIERIKNEMQNAEHNRHGLAAQINTLHERWYPEIENIVMTLNKHFSDFMTSMNYVGEVQLIRRDEHDYDTYGIQIMVQYRSNAQLQALDRHTQSGGERAVAIATYTLSLQHITHVPFRCVDEINQGMDANNERKIFEMLVKETTQVGRAQYFFVTPKLLPNLMYNERMSVHIVFNGKMVESKNTFAFQI; encoded by the exons ATGTCAAGGAAACTTCATCGACCCATTCCATGCGCTGAAATTGCATCAAATGCTGCCTTaagaggaaaaataaaaagtgtttactGCAAAAATTTTGT TACTTACGGGGAGTGTACATTTTATCCAACGGAATACCTAAATGTAATTATAGGACCAAATGGCACTGGAAAATCAACGCTTGTGGCGGCTATAGTGCTTGGCTTAGGTGGCAAACCTGAATTGCTATCACGTTCAAGTTCTATTGGTGATTACGTGAAAAATGGGCGCGATGAAGCCGTTATTAAAGTTGAGATCTACCGTGATACACCAGCTAAGTCTGGAATTTTCGAAAGAAGATTTCCCCGCAATGGCAAATCGACATTTAAGATTGGAGAAAATGTCGTGGCGGAAAAGAAATACTTGTCGGaaataatggaatttaaaattcaaattggcAATTTGTGTCAATTTCTGCCGCAAGATAGGGTGCAAGACTTTGCCAAAATGGATccacaaacaattttcataaatactGTCAATTCGGTTTGTAGTCAAGAAACGATCAATAATTtcgaagaattaaaaaaattgcgccAAGGTCAGTTGAGTGAAGGTGATGGCgttaaaaagaagaaagaggAATTGGAGCAATTACAAGTGCTCCGCAATAC ACTTGAGCAACGTTTGGACCGGTACAATGAACAACAAGAATACCAAAATAAATTAGATGTTTGCGAGGCCAAAAAATTGCATCTGGATGCACGTGGTTTAGGAGAACAGATGAAGCAACAAAATAACGATTTATTATTAGCTAAACAGAAACTTGAAGAGGAAAATAAAGTGTACGATGCTATTATGCGGCGTCAAAACGATATAGCGAAAACTTCAAAGCAACTTGCTAGAGGCGTAGCTCAGAAG gaACAAGAAGAGCAAACAATTGCGGCAAAAAAACAGAACGTCGAGGAACGtataaaagatttaaaagaTCGCATAGAGCAAGCACGAACAATATATTTG AAAAAGAAACGCGAAAAGGCAGATTACGATAAAGATTTGCAAGAAGAAACTAAAGTGTTGAGTTTGCTTTTGCAAGATCTAactaaagcaaatgaaaataatgcaGAAAAAGACTGGAAAGCTGAATTGAATGCACTAGCCCAACAAATACATAATATGAAAGAAGAATTAGGAAAACATATGAAAATGCGTTTGGAAATTAACAGCGAATTGGACGAGAAATATGGACCCGAAATTGGTACTCTAAAGAGACGATTGGAGCGAGCAAATGACGTGCATGCACAAAAGTTAGAG TTATTACGAGATAAATTTCCAGATGTTTATCGAGCAGTGCAATGGTTAAGGGATCATCAGCACTTGTTTAAAGGCACTGTTTACAAACCAATGATTTTAGAG TTGAGTGTGCTGGACCCCGAACATGccaaatatttcgaaaacatAATCAGCATAAGAGATCTACTAGCTTTCACTTGCGAGGACAAAGACGACGTTTCATTGCTTGTAAGTGAGTTATGCGTCAAACAGAAACTGCACATTAATGTTGGGCATGCGCCATCTTCTAATAGAATAAACTATCGCCCTGATATACCAATCGAGAGCATAAG aTTTTGCGGTTTTACTGCATATTTAATTGATCTGATTGAAGGCCCACCAGCAATAATTAACTACTTATGCAGTCTAAATAGAATACATACTATACCAATTGGCACAGCTGATGTTAATAATAGAACTGATGACATTCCAAACAACATAAATATCTTCTTTGGcg GTAATCAATGTTATTCTGTCAGGGTTTCTCGCTATTCTGGTGAAAAATCCATTATGCAAAAGCAGATTAGCGGTAGAAACCTATTGACCTgtaaaaatacaaatgaaattttacaaaatgaggCACG TTTACGTGAATTAATACGTGGCAGTGATGTGCTGAAGAACAAACGTACGGCTTTGGAAGCTAAGATCGAAGAAATAAAGATTAAACGCGAAGATATACTGGCCAAAATTCGGACAATCAAGAGCAAACTGGAGGAGAGACCCAAATTAGAGGAGCTGTGTCGGCGACAAAATGACAAAGTGAAACAACTGAAAAACAACGTCATTA GTTTACCCGAATTGGAGCAAGAATTCTCAGAGAAAgcgaaaaattgtttacaacaaATCATGCagttacaaaatgaaaaaatacagattttaaaaaatttacaacagaTTTTGGTTGATAAAAAAGTCGCCGTTGTGAAAGAACGCATATTTAAGCAAGAAAATGAAGAGTTGATTAACAACATAAAGGAAGCCAAAGATAATAAGGTTCAAGCTATG CGCATGGTCGAAACCGTAACGCGAGCATTAGAGAAGACTCAGCAGCAATTGGAAACAAAAGTTGCAGAGGCTAGAAAAGCTAAGAAAGACTGCAAATCACTCGAGCTCTTCAATCTGCTGCCAGATACTATGGACGAATTGAAGGAAGCCattaatgaatttaaagcaCGTTTAGAGTGCATGGGAGATGTGGATCAGGAT ATCGCGGCTGAATTCAGGCAGAAATGTGCTGATATTGAAAGAATTAAGAATGAAATGCAGAATGCCGAACATAATCGCCACGGCTTGGCTGCGCAGATAAATACACTGCATGAGCGTTGGTATCCCGAAATCGAAAACATTGTGATGACGCTTAATAAACATTTCAGTGATTTTATGACTTCTATGAATTACGTGGGTGAAGTGCAGCTGATCAGGCGCGATGAG CATGATTACGACACGTACGGCATACAAATCATGGTACAGTATCGTAGTAACGCACAATTGCAGGCGCTCGATCGACACACTCAGTCCGGCGGCGAGCGCGCAGTTGCGATTGCGACCTACACGCTGTCGCTTCAGCACATCACGCACGTTCCTTTCCG CTGTGTGGATGAAATCAATCAAGGCATGGACGCTAACAATGAGCGAAAGATATTTGAAATGCTTGTGAAGGAAACAACGCAAGTCGGAcgtgcacaatattttttcgtGACCCCAAAG CTTTTGCCAAACCTGATGTATAACGAACGCATGTCGGTACACATAGTATTCAATGGCAAAATGGTAGAATCTAAAAACACCTTTGCATTCCAAATATaa